The genomic interval aaacttccgctagggttagttcatcacggcttaaaagtatggtgtcacgaaaatttgcatatgaactaggcagtgagcataacagtaaaagacctaaatcttcatcatcaaactgtacctccatcgacactaggtcggcaacgatctccttgaagaccgatatgtggttcaacacagaaccactctcctgcaacttgtgcgagaacaacttcatcttgatatgcatcttactggttagatctttagacatgcagatcgattccagtttgagccaaagttctgcagcagtcttttcctgcaacacttcttgcaaaatatcattagatagatgaagttggattagcgacagagccttacgatctttccgcttctcctcagcggtccactcagtcgttttcttcttcccgaagctttccagcgcctcatcaagatccgaagtttgcgccagaacagcccgcatcttaacttgccacagcgagaatctcgtcttgtagtctagcagcggtagatcatacttcatcgacgccatcgcgaaaccctaatctgggaaccagctctgataccacttgttaggaaacgataggcgaacaaacgataaagaacaatagatcaatcacaaaagacacgagatttaacgtggaaaaccctcccaaaataggagagaaaaaaccacgggcgccagccagcaaaatatcttcactatatctgaggtgaggttacatcgccgcacggcggcttacaagaggtatatatatagtggaaccctaaaaagggatgatgatccgtaccgcgtccccaggcgcacagcccaatgggccagcttcagccttcgctccgctacagcagaagctggccttttattaagtgcaaatgaatttggatcacaactcaacactaTACTGATCCCGCAATCGAGCAATGTTCTTGTCCATCTTCATCAGGGTGCTTTACTAGTGTTTGAGAAGTGCTTCGAACATCACGTCTACCGATACTCAAAAGCGAAAGGCAGAAATAGATAGACGTACGGATGCAAATATCTATACTCGTGGACAGAGAGAATCTATATGACGCCCGGCCTGTACATGCTCGTCCGCTAGCTGATCTCGCTGTTCCAAACAAAAGGTCTAGCAAAGCATTTTCCATCATCTGCGTCAGCTATACCACATTATTCTAACCATTCCCCATATAGAGTAGCCGCGACCAACCCAAACCCACAGTCCAGAAGCGTCAGTCTAGCCAGCGTCCTTAAAATAGCAAGTCCCTCGTTAGTCGTCAGAGCGCTAATCATGCAGTTTGCATGCACCGTATACAGGGGCGGATCCACAGTACATTTACTGGGGTCATCTGACCCCGATGACATCCAGCTCTCTAAGGTAATGTCTTATATTTTGCCACATGTGACCCCATTAGCTAAAGACTAATGACCCCAGCCAATCACTTCAGCTCTCACGCTCTCACAGGGCAGTAAAACAGTTTACTTGTTTCACTGCCTCCTACCAAGCCCATTAAAGTCAACTTTGTTTGGTTGATATACTTTGGTCTAATAAGCATTTACTATAGTTCTGATCTTTGCATGAGGAAACGAAAACCTCTCTTATCATAGTCTAATTAGCATTACAAATAAACAAATACCTTTATACGAAAAAAAACGATTGTAGATTATATAATGTATACATGTTTAACTAATGTGCCTAAGTAGAAAAGAAGTTACCTTTTTTAAAATACAACCATTTCTCAACCATATATATCCATATTGGAGTTGTATATAACAAATAAATATGTGATGTTACAATCTATGCTCACAGATAGGGATGTAAATGGGGCAGACAACCGGGTTTTTCTTACTTGCTTATCacacttctagtttattttttctacaaaattttgtattgaaataaactagcaaatgaATATTTATGCGGATAGTGAGACTACCCACGTTGCATCCCTACAAATAGACCCCGGCATGTACGTCTCTCCGTCGGCgctgaataaaacgaacggtcaaatatgtttgaaaaattcaatggcgtcaaatatttagagacagaGGGACTAGTACATTGGTGACTCCGATGGTTCAAAATCCTGGCTCCGCCCCTGACCGTATACCGTATCGATGAGTACAGTCACACACATCGATCGTCACATGCCCGTCGAGCCCACCCGTACCATCGAGCATCGACCAGCGCAGCGATTACCGGTGCGCGACACTGTTTCCGCTGTCCTCGATTCAGCGGTGGCAGCTACGACCAGATCGTCGTACGAGACCCTGACGCCGCACGTACACGTTTCCGATGGTGGCAGCAATtaacggcgccgcgccgcgacaCGACGAAGAGGCAGCCTCGCGCCCGCAGCGCAGCAGGACGTACGCGCTCATGCTGTCATGCATACTGTcatacgcgcgcgcgcgcacacgcgAGTCTCCGATGAGGCGAGACGACGGCCGGATCTCGCGGTGGATACGAGCTGATGCATGGGGCCGGGCCGGAGCACACCGCATGCAAGACGGCAGAGGAGGGGCGCAGGCACATGCGCCCACGTCAGAACAGCGAgaatctccctcctcctctcctcacccaCTGCACCAGCTGCTGCCTCGCTGCGTGCCCGTAACGTGGACAACTGTTACTCCTGTCTACATGCCCGGATGCCACACACGCATTACACAGGCTCACGCCGCATTGCACTGCCACGGTATGAGAGAGAGAATTTAGTCTTGGTTTGACTGGAccgagaggaggggagaagacTAGTAGCAAGTAGCAAGGGACAAGAGTGGGCTGGGAGTTAGCTGTAAGACCAGAAGAGTGAGCTGGCTTGCATGCCTCTCAAAGGGGCAAAGGGGGGAGAAAAAGGATGGAGAAAACAACCGCGGTGTAATCATCATCAGATGCAATATGGGGTTAGAAAGGCTGGCCGGGTTTTGCAGAGAGCCAGCAGCAGGTGGGCATATTGGCAGTGCTGGCTTGGGGTTGGCTTTGTTTTTCTAGATCGGATTAGATTAGACGGACAGTTGATGGCCCATGCATGTTGTCATCTGGGCAGCCTTTtctcatctttatttttttattgctttGCCCTTTTCATCAAATCGCTCTCAGTTACTAACTGCTAAGCTACCTTATGGATGAATGTCAGCTACTCCAGACAGACAAAAGATTGGCATTTCTGAATTCCAAACATGTATAGCAGTTGATACTAGCTCCAAACTGAACATTATGTTTAGTCAAATTTGATCCTCTAGACTGCAGCCGGTTCTCACTCATCAGTATACTTTTCCTAGTCAAATTATGTTCAGTGCACCTAGCTAGCTTGAGGAGCAAGGGTGGACGGATGTGTGTCACGCACCCGAGAATGTGTTAAATATGATGATCCCCATGGCCATGGGCACCGCACACGACGCAATGTTCTGTCCACCTTTTTAATCCCCATGACACCAGGTGGTGCACATGTGTGGGCGAGCTGGCCGGCCGGCAGCACGCAGGCATAATGCGGGTAGGGAGAGAGATCGAGTCGACTGGCGATTTCAGCGTCGACGATCTGTCACCGCTTAGCTTCGATTCCCCTCCTCTTTCATCTCCGCATGTCGCGCATGTCTGCGAGACCGTGACTATCTGCGTGTGTGTGTTGAATGAAAATCATGGACTCATGCAGGCAGCCATGTTGGATTTGAGCGTCGATTTGAGGCCACCCACCTAGGTTAGTACCCGCTGCCACGTTCGATCCTGTACTTCCTGCACGCTCCTAAccgggagagagaaaaaaaactagagAAGAATAAATAAGCAGTAGTATAGTACGACATGTCTGCGTGCACGTTCATGGCAGAGAGCTTAGAACGACAGcttgagagagaagagaagagaagtaGAAAACAGCTAGTGCCTGGCAGCCTCTTGTGTGTTTGCGTTATTTTCTCGCCACTTGCTCGCGTCAATTTGTTCACCGCTTTAATTTCGTGGGTGAAATGATGAACATCGGCGTCGTAGATCGATCCAGCGTGAGAGATTTATCCTGGTCTGTTACAATAATATCAGGTTTTTATCTGTAATGCTGCAGTGGTACCGATTATATATGGTCCAAAAACTCTGAGCTGATCGATGCGTCCCAATTGCACTCGGAGCATGTACCTGTACGTACCAACAGTGTGTTGTCAGTTCGACTGGAAGCCAGCAAGGCCGGTGGGAGAACAGTGGAACACGACCAAAAGGGACCAACTTGATCGACGACGTAAGCAAGGCCCCGGCCTGTCTGCCTGATAGATGGTTCGCTCCCTAGTCCCTACTGTGCGTTCTAATAATTGGGcttagatcgatcgatcgatgagagAGACCCCGGCCGGCCGCTCGCGTCAGCATGTATGCATGATATGCACCAATATGCACCGCACGGCTGTAAACAGAGGCTTCTTGCGTGCGTGCGCGACGCGATGGTACAGGCCAGCTAGAGGAATTAGCGGCAGCACCGTACATGCCACCGTCGCCTCTCGCCTAATCGCCTTCGAGATCACGGCGTGGCTAGCGGCTAGAAAATTGGCTGGAAACTAGTCCGCTAGCTAGCTTATCAGACCACAGATGCGCGATCCGGGTGCTCGGCTAGGACAGGCTGTTCGATCGATTCGTCGCGTGGATGGATGGAGCCATGCATTGAGGAGGAACAACCGAGGTGGTGCTCTGAATTGTTAGTCGCGTGCTCGACGCGGCGCCGAGATTGCGGCTCAGAGCTGAGAATCGCTCGGGGAGATAAGCAGGCAGGGTGGGCTGCCGCCTGCCGGTGAACGGAGCTCCGCCGGTGTGCGATTTAGATCCGAAGCTTTCCGATGTCGATCGAGTAACAAGATTGTAGTGTGTCGGTCGTTATGATTGAATTATTTCTCCCCATTAAGGTCCTAATTTGATTCCGGTTCGTACAATACAAAGCACGCAGTTGGGCTGAATTactaactagctgggtggcccgcgcaattgcgtggctagcacccaaataaaatcatatattttttagtatgattttacttaaaatttattaaatagctatctcatgtcttaagagtttgaaagattaaaccttatcatccccgtgtttctaattatatatattttttaaaagtcacaccagttgctaccccttatgacatctccttctttatttgcttgctcgatctaccactatttctattcattctccttgaaacctttaaaaattggatcttatagtttttagagtttattgtcatgttgggtttcgtttttataatttctagacgcCTCGTCAAACGTtaccattatactcctctatggcccgtccactgtctcttttCTTAATTGTcactgagattttaaaaatcgaacataattatcgtttcggttcatttttactttctagaaatcTCGctaaaccgtcagcggctttgccattgtacttctctacggctcgcccgctgcgtCCCTTCTTTATTggcattgagattttaaaatcgaacacgattatcattgttttttttattttttcgaagttcggaacctttaaaaattgagccttgtaatttttagagtttattgtctcgttgggctttattttttataattttttagaagcctcgtcaaacgatgccactatgctcctctaTGGCCCGTCCGCCGCTTACTctttctttattatcattgtgattctaaaaattgagCATAAATattgttggaattcattttttattttctagaagtcacGTCAAACATCAGCGGCTCTGAAACTATACTACTATACACCCCGCCCActacttctcctttttattgtcattgagattttaaaaattgaatatgattatcaatgggttttttttttttactttctagtaGTCCCGGCAATCGTAttgctcgtttgcttcacggcctgcctgtcgtccctccttttaatcgtcattgggattctatttggtgttttattaacagtttttatatgtcgtatcaaccgccaccactctactcctttaaaggcctgttacttaatttatctcgtcatgtgttttagatggtcttttctttcaatagtctttatttttatcacaagttttagttatttataaattgttatcctaattgaaatcttatttttctttttctaatttcagaatttatttttttcaaattttaattaatatcgtattgtgttcttttagtatttttatttttattttttattttcaatttcagttgtttcaaaattgtattcctgcttgaattctcttttaatttttctaattttgaatattattttattttttattcttaattttaattaatcttgtattgggttcttatatggattcttatttgaatattgcttatttttaattccaaatttcagctaattttaaattgtattcctaattgaactcttctttttttttgctaatttcatattttatttttttatttccaattttaattaatcttgtaattgggttcttatatggactctttttttaatattccttattttaattccgattttcagctattttaaaattgtattcctacttggactatccttttcttttctaatttttattttattttatttttattttgaattttgattaatctcgtattgggttcttatatggaaacttctttcaatattgcttatttttatttccgaatttcagctattttaaaattgtatttctacttgggtctctttttttctttctaattttggattttattttatttttatttcgaattttgattaatcttgtattgggttattatatggaaacttctttcaatattgcttatttttaattccgaatttcagctatttttagattgtatttctacttggactctccttttcttttttttctttttctccgattaatgtggaaatttctagcccccacagtgaacgtggtgccttctttcaaagctgtattttattataaattaaattttagttgttaaaaataatatcattggatattcatttaaatttaattttatatgattatgattttgttgctacaatgaaaaatttaaagttaaagtTTAGTTTTTAAGACCGTACTAAATTTGGATACGTCTTAGCGAGTTGGACGGAGAGATGTATCTCTACCAATGCACAAGTTTTCTAGtctatttactctttttttcatccataggtaaaaaaatgtatcacattttaattctaattataccggctccaaaatatatatgcacGCACTGTGTTTGAATCCTAATCACCTGATCTGTTGATTGATCCTTAGTATCCATCTAGGATAAGGAAAGAATCAAAGCAGGAGTACGTCCACCTATTGGGACTTGTATTCTAGTACTTGATCAGTGTTGTCCGTTTGATCTAGCAGTTGTTTTCTATTCAGACTTCTATTATCAAAGTTAATCTACACCATCAAAGTCTAGTCCTAGTATAATCTAACGgtctagatttttcttttttctccgattaacgtggaaatttctagcccccacagcgaacatgGTGCATCATtttaaagctgttttaataatataatagatagatagttcGCACAGAACACGGGCCGGTGGTGTACACTCGTTTAGGCCCAAAACAGGCTTCCAAGCAGGCCTGGTAGTGTCGGACGTGAGTAGTGGCACAACCTCCTAAAACTAACGCGCACCCGACTTATATgaatttagggcctgttcactttgatgtcatttccatccttactaaattttggtaaaattattaaaaaatggttacatttagtttgctgccaaattttggaaactatataagaaatcctatcaaaattttggcaagttgccaaaattttggcaactataccaaaattttggcaggcaataccaaaatttaataaggtttttttttcataaaagtgaacaggcccttaacTTCTATGAGTATTTGTTACATTTCTGTTTATAAATGGATCATTTTTCATTTGTCACTTTTACGTTTATTTATATTGCCTAAAAGGGATTTGTAACTACATTTCGCGAAcgtgaaaaaaaagacaaattttacTATAGGACATCGCGACTTCGTGGTATTAGCTGTGGGACACCGCACAAAGTCATTTTTGGAGGAAGACACTCTTAAAATGTGGTAATTTTCTAGTGGACATCgtacccattaaaataataattttcggtagaggatgagagagaaatcaTGTGAAATGTCATAAATACCCCTAGGCCAACTTGTTATATTCTTCCCCGAACTCCCTCTCACACTCCTGCATATCCTCCGGTCACCGACGTCATGGACGGCGCCTCTTCTCCATCAAGCAGCTCAACTCGTTTGGCGCCACGGCCGTGCTCGTCTTTTCCAGCATCCAGCTCCGCGCTGCCGTCGGGGAGAAGACGTCGTCGCCGACACCGCTCCATCTCCACCCCCACCGAACTGTTGCTCCGCTCGGCGCTTGCCggagccgagccgcgccgctgccttccCCACCGCCAGCCGTCTCCCCTCGacggtcgccgcggcggccatggcagcgACGGACAGCGTCATGCCGGCACCGATGCGCTGCATCTCGGTCAGCCCCCTCTCGTTGCTGGTGAGCCGCCGCACCGCGGGCACTACCGCGGCATCGTAGAGCGGCACGAGGATGAGCATGGCGGCAGCGTAGACAGAGTGGAGCGACGCCGCCGGGATGGCAAACGCGTCAGCTCCGaacccgaggcggcggcgcatggcgcGGCCCTGCACCGTGAAGAGCGGCTGCTGGACGAGCACCATGCAGTAGACGATCCCGGTGGCCCTGGCCCACACCGGCAGCATCCGCACGATCACCTTCAGCTCATCCACCTGCGTCACTGTGCACAGCCTCCACggctgcgccgctgccgccgcagcctcGCCCCCCCACCAACGATgacaccgccatcgccaccgcagCCTCGCCGCGTTGTCCAAGAACCTGAACTGGTCGGTGTGCGCCAGCTTCTGCCCGCACTTTGGCGGACCGTCGTAGAGGACGAAGCTGTCGTGAGGCAGCGCGACGTTCCTCTTCctgatggcggcgacgacgacctggcAAGCTCGCACCACAGTTCTGCCATGAGGCTGGTGCCTGGTGGTACCTGTACATGGCGGAGCCGAGGAGGAAGCTGGCCATGGCGAGGACGGTGCAGAGAGCCGGGACGCCGAAGCCGACGAGCCAGCCGAAGTTGTCCTGCAGCCACACCATGGCGGAGCCGGAGACGAGGGCGCCGACGAGGAAgcgaaggcggcgaggaggaggaagcaggccacggccagcgccgccgcgaagGACTTGCCGCGTCACCTGCCATGGTTGGGTGAGAGATAAGAGATGGAGagctgacaagtgggtccaGGGGCATTTCTGACATTTCACATGATTTCTCTCTTCCCTTCTatcggaaattattattttaatgggtgcggtGTCCGCTAGCAAATTACCACATTTTGAGAGTGTCTTCCTCCAAAAGTGACTTTGtgcggtgtcctacagctaaaaccgcaAAGTTACTgtatcctgtagcaaaatttgccaaaaaaaaatataggtcaATACATTAGAAGAGCATAGTTAAAACAATTATGTTTtcttaactactccctccgttccaaaatataacaacttttggatAGATAAGATATATCATcatactatgaatctagacatgcaAGCGAGCTCACTAGTCAATCTTACGTATATGGGTAAGTATACATTATATCTATGAGAGACGAAATTCCTCCATCTTCAAATAAATCAATTACAGGCATTACAGCTACGAATCTGAATAACTTATAAttgttttattttgagatggatgaTATACACAGTATTGTGGTAGTACAACTCGCAGGGCACGACACCATCCCTACTtcctgtttgggggagttttTGGCAGCGACATCTTATAGAATCTTCAGTTGTCAGAAGCTTTGTCAAATAGTTCATATCTTcacttaaattctataaaaTTGTAGTTGtgtaatttagaaaataaactagaagacTCTAGCTTCTCCATATATATTCTCACCAGCTGTTTCTCGAAACCttaatctcttaaaaaaaaagatcttagTCACGACATAGAATGGTCGTGACTCAGCAAGGGTGAGATTAATACGCATATATCTTGGCCGATATATGGTTTTAGGCCTCGTTCGATCTCTCTTTGggagatagtttttttttccacgcaaaacaagaaatatcattagcatatgattaattaaatattaactattataaatttaaaaaatggacttatttgctttcttaaaacaactttctatatcgaaactttttttaaaaaacaaaccaTTTAACATATTAAAAAACGTGCAAATGAAAAACGAGAAAattgaagtttggagttgaagaaTATAACTGAGCCTAATTACCATTCAACTCAAGTACGGATGCAGGCTGCTTGTAGATACACATATAGATATAGTGCGTGTCTCTGCTTCCTAGTTAAAATCGTGGTGTATGGTATCGTCACATATGCTACcacgttttaaaatataatatttttaacgctcaaaattaattttaagtatGGAGTTGATCGGAAGTGCTGGCTGTCAGTCAGCCCCAATCCAAACCAAAGAGTATTTGCTGCAGCTGTGAATGGGCAGCCAACACAACCGATCAAGCCCTATAGCTATATCTCCATCTAGTCTTTCCAAATTTATTTAAGATAATAATAACAATTACATCTCGGTCACTGTTAAACAGCACACATTCAACgagccaaagaaaaaaaaacaaaaacatttgaGATTATATGACAAATCCCTGTCCCCCTCCCAATGACATCCAACTAAAATACCGAATAGAGTACATGTAACATTTATAACAGTGCTGTAGATTATTAGTCCCTCCGTCACCATAATATaggggattttgagttttttgttTGAACTGTTTAAcgattcgtcttattaaaaattttggaattattatttattttttatgacttaattcattatccaaagtacttttcgttttttatatttgtacaaattttttaaataagatgagtggtcaaacagttcaaataaaaactcaaaattgcTTGTATTATGAGACGGAGTGAGTACCTTTACTCCCAACCGCAGATGCGTTTCAGGCAACCCAATCCTCTACTAGTAGATGaataaggaaaaagaaaaacaaaacaggcAATAactaaagtgaaaaaaaaacaaagcaaaagtATGTGACTCGATGAGACGAGGGGTCCAAATCCAGGAACATCTTCGAGAAAGCACAAGCTCGACGCCGGCTAAACCCGCGGAAATCCCCTTCCGCTTTGTCTCgtttcctcctcctgctccctcGGCACTGCACCGCCGCAGCTTCCACCATGGCCGTCGCCAGCGAGGCCGCTTGTCGTCGGGCGGCTAGCTGCTTCTTTGAGGTCGGCAGGCAAGAGATCGGCTCCTCCACCccgcgcgcctcctcgcgcCGAATCAGCGGCTCCGAGGTGCCGCTTTCTCGGTTTTTAATCCCATATGATCCTGGTGTCTGATTTCTTGGAACCTTCTAGGTGTTGATCTTGTAGAGTTCGCAAGTCACTAAGGAAGTAATAAGGCCGCGTATTTTTGCCCGTAAGGgaggatggatcatggatggccGTATTCGTGAATCGTGAAGTACTATTTGATACTACTTGTTCTTGTTCGTAACAGTTCAGTTTGCATAGGCATTATGGAGTTAATgctgtaaaattcatatcttaCGACTTCATGAGTCCGCCGATACGAATTGAGTACTGTCAGGGTCCATGGATTAGGCACACTTAAATTGATAATATTGTTTGGATAAATTTTGATTATACTACCGTTTCATTTGTTTGTAACTTGTAGAACATTTTCTGGATGTTTCATTGAAGTCTGATCATACTAGTTTATTCTGATTGTTATTGTTGTTCAAGAATGTGTATATGTATGATTGGAGTACTTCCTGAGATAAATTACTAAAGTCTTGTGACAAcctttctgattttttttttttttttgtaattgcTTCTTTCTATAACACTGAATATCTGATTGTCATGTTGGACTAGTTACAATTCTTCTTTCCTCCAATTGTTTAGGGCCTAGTGATGCGGATGCATCAGTATGGAAAGTTGCGAGGCCATGATGGTTGTGTTAATACTGTCAGCTTCAATCCTGCTGGTAACCTCCTTGTGTCTGGTTCGGACGACATGGACATCATATTATGGGATTGGCTTGCTAAAACACAAAGGCTCATTTACCCTTCTGGCCATCAAGAAAATGTTTTCCATGCTCGTGTAATGCCATTTACAGATGATAGCGCCATTGTAACTGTTGCTGCTGATGGTCAGGTTTGTATCTATCAACATCTGAGTTGTGTTCTAATAGTAATACTAATTTAATACCACCATGTTATTCGCAATTATTCCCATAA from Oryza glaberrima chromosome 3, OglaRS2, whole genome shotgun sequence carries:
- the LOC127765209 gene encoding protein NRT1/ PTR FAMILY 8.3-like encodes the protein MVWLQDNFGWLVGFGVPALCTVLAMVVVAAIRKRNVALPHDSFVLYDGPPKCGQKLAHTDQFRFLDNAARLRWRWRCHRWWGGEAAAAAAQPWRLCTVTQVDELKVIVRMLPVWARATGIVYCMVLVQQPLFTVQGRAMRRRLGFGADAFAIPAASLHSVYAAAMLILVPLYDAAVVPAVRRLTSNERGLTEMQRIGAGMTLSVAAMAAAATVEGRRLAVGKAAARLGSGKRRAEQQFGGGGDGAVSATTSSPRRQRGAGCWKRRARPWRQTS